A window of Pomacea canaliculata isolate SZHN2017 linkage group LG3, ASM307304v1, whole genome shotgun sequence contains these coding sequences:
- the LOC112559163 gene encoding ubiquitin-like protein 3 has translation MASRHIPNDKINLKVILVSGKTHEFIFSPSDSAADITDHVYNHWPEDWTDEQLPPTNILRLIYQGRFLHGNVTLAALQLPTGKTTVMHLVSRENLPEPNNQGQLKKDKSGEAGCNNCCVIL, from the exons ATGGCGAGCCGTCACATACCAAACGACAAG ATTAACTTGAAAGTTATCTTGGTGAGTGGAAAAACTCATGAGTTTATCTTCAGCCCCAGTGATTCAGCAGCAGATATTACGGACCATGTCTACAACCATTGGCCAGAAG aCTGGACTGATGAACAGCTTCCTCCAACCAACATCCTACGATTGATATACCAGGGACGATTTTTGCATGGAAATGTCACTTTAGCAG CATTGCAATTGCCAACTGGAAAGACAACAGTGATGCATTTAGTTTCTCGTGAAAATTTGCCTGAGCCTAATAATCAAG GTCAGCTGAAGAAGGACAAGAGTGGAGAGGCAGGTTGTAACAACTGTTGTGTAATTCTCTAG
- the LOC112559607 gene encoding LOW QUALITY PROTEIN: uncharacterized protein LOC112559607 (The sequence of the model RefSeq protein was modified relative to this genomic sequence to represent the inferred CDS: inserted 1 base in 1 codon): protein MTETADDQVEALSADVWSWRLAESPELSTFCGVHENDDQLDDISEEAYIKRENMVQEFLKRAEKIDISKTSKHKESLLLLIDQLQEYLDGAPFKCYYFPVNNIEGVHTDMMHTIEFMKFNTVHDFEVYVSRLEKLPKKIEQTVDVLQKGIEAKMVMHQYSVEEVPAQLDKLISAPVDEHPYLKPFKDNKTVSDEDLSKVKTRALDVLSSLIVPAFQNMKQFIVEIYFKNLRSSECVCSLPNGPRLYQQCLNFHLSCTMSPKEIHELGLREVERIRQQMSLLAEKEGFGSIFDYTKHLSTKDENFSSKDDILLYIKDLCHNKIRPKLQHFFKNLPLAPLNIVPCPEVMATSPAAFYYSGTPDGSRAGIYYINLHRKLSKYTLTSLSLHEGEPGHHLQSVYAMAEKTLPDFRRFSEDGKSYLAPSRFSSNTAYIEGWGLYSEALGEEMGAFENSDTLMGRYRLEIFRAARLVVDTGLLFGIEHFNLGKVAYTKQGKQVQRTSVHQLDTFATSVGKEKNIFPSATQSVTHSPTSTFLAMNNKVVSHTYAWSIHDIHDYLISKVPSFKCDFLLQFCMHVIPNENILFFVILHASWSQQKAVSYLTDQMCSSFDELLSEVNRYITWPGQACAYKVGXLKIWELRHRAEEELGDEFELAEFHDTILRCGAVPLRVLQTIVEDYVKNKKNQRLACDDNSVEGQDNCELNSDK from the exons ATGACAGAAACAGCAGATGATCAAGTGGAAGCACTAAGTGCAGATGTTTGGTCATGGCGATTAGCCGAAAGCCCAGAACTTTCAACATTCTGTGGTGTTCATGAAAATGATGATCAGCTGGATGACATCAGTGAAGAAGCCTATATAAAGAGAGAA AATATGGTACAGGAGTTTCTGAAGAGGGCAGAAAAGATTGATATTAGTAAGACTTCTAAGCATAAGGAAAGTCTTCTTCTGTTGATTGATCAGTTACAAGAGTACCTGGATGGTGCCCCATTTAAGTG CTACTACTTTCCAGTCAACAACATTGAAGGTGTGCACACAGATATGATGCACACTATTGAGTTTATGAAATTTAACACAGTCCATGACTTTGAGGTTTATGTCTCCAGGCTTGAGAAACTCCCAAAAAAG ATAGAACAAACTGTAGATGTTCTGCAGAAAGGTATTGAAGCAAAAATGGTGATGCATCAATACAGTGTG GAAGAAGTTCCTGCTCAGCTGGACAAACTGATCTCTGCGCCTGTAGATGAGCACCCATACCTGAAACCTTTCAAGGATAACAAAACTGTATCAGACGAAGATTT GTCAAAAGTGAAGACTCGTGCCCTTGATGTTTTGTCATCTCTTATTGTTCCAGCATTTCAGAATATGAAACAGTTTATTGTAGAG ATTTATTTCAAGAATCTACGAAGCAGCGAATGTGTGTGTTCACTTCCTAATGGGCCAAGACTGTACCAGCAGTGTCTTAACTTTCATCTTTCCTGCACCATGTCTCCCAAAGAAATACATGAGCTTGGTTTGCGTGAGGTAGAACGAATCCGACAGCAAATGTCCCTTCTTGCAGAGAAAGAGGGGTTTGGAAGCATTTTTGATTACACAAAGCACCTCAGCACCAAAGATGAGAATTTTTCAAGTAAG GATGACATACTGCTATATATCAAAGATCTCTGCCACAACAAAATCCGACCCAAACtgcaacatttctttaaaaatttgcCATTAGCTCCATTAAA CATTGTTCCTTGTCCTGAAGTTATGGCCACTTCTCCTGCAGCATTCTACTATTCTGGCACACCAGATGGATCACGAGCAGGAATTTATTACATCAATTTACACCGGAAATT GTCAAAATACACTCTTACTTCTCTTAGTCTTCATGAAGGAGAACCTGGTCATCATTTGCAA AGTGTATATGCCATGGCAGAGAAAACACTTCCTGACTTTCGAAGATTTAGTGAAGATGGCAAATCTTACCTAGCACCCAGCAGGTTTTCATCCAACACAGCATACATAGAG GGTTGGGGTCTGTACAGTGAAGCATTGGGTGAAGAAATGGGTGCTTTTGAAAACAGCGACACACT AATGGGTCGGTATCGCCTTGAAATATTCAGAGCAGCTCGTCTTGTTGTTGACACAGGATTGCTTTTTGG AATAGAACATTTTAACCTTGGCAAGGTAGCATACACAAAGCAAGGTAAACAGGTACAGCGAACTTCAGTTCATCAGTTGGACACTTTTGCTACATCCgtgggaaaagagaaaaacatttttccttcaGCTACTCagtcagtcactcactcacccacttcCACCTTCCTTGCCATGAACAATAAGGTAGTGTCTCATACTTATGCATGGTCGATCCATGACATCCATGATTACCTAATTTCAAAAGTTCCATCTTTTAAGTGTGACtttcttcttcaattttgtatgcatgtgataccaaatgaaaatattcttttctttgtcattttgcaTGCCAGCTGGAGTCAACAGAAAGCTGTTTCTTACCTAACAGATCAAATGTGTAGTAGCTTTGATGAATTACTATCTGAAGTGAATCGATACATCACCTGGCCAGGGCAG GCATGTGCATACAAGGTTG AGCTTAAGATATGGGAGCTGCGGCACAGGGCAGAAGAGGAGCTTG GAGATGAATTTGAGCTTGCAGAATTCCACGATACCATTCTGCGGTGTGGAGCTGTGCCTTTACGTGTTTTGCAAACCATAGTAGAAGATTACgtcaagaacaagaagaatcaGCGGTTGGCTTGTGATGACAACTCAGTAGAGGGTCAAGACAATTGTGAACTAAATTCAGATAAATGA